In one Agelaius phoeniceus isolate bAgePho1 chromosome 21, bAgePho1.hap1, whole genome shotgun sequence genomic region, the following are encoded:
- the GRIN1 gene encoding glutamate receptor ionotropic, NMDA 1 isoform X13 — protein sequence MSTMRLLLLALLFSSSFARAGCDPKIVNIGAVLSTKKHEQIFREAVNQANKRHGTWKLQLNATSVTHKPNAIQMALSVCEDLISSQVYAILVSHPPAPNDHLTPTPVSYTAGFYRIPVIGLTTRMSIYSDKSIHLSFLRTVPPYSHQANVWFEMMRVFNWNHVILIVSDDHEGRAAQKKLETLLEEKESKSKKRNYENLDQLSYDNKRGPKAEKVLQFDPGTKNVTALLLEAKELEARVIILSASEDDAATVYRSAAMLNMTGSGYVWLVGEREISGNALRYAPDGVIGLQLINGKNESAHISDAVAVVAQAVHDLFEKENITDPPRGCVGNTNIWKTGPLFKRVLMSSKYSEGVTGRVEFNEDGDRKFANYSIMNLQNRKLVQVGIYNGSNVLTNDRKIIWPGGETEKPQGYQMSTKLKIVTIHQEPFVYVKPTQADGTCREEFTINGDPVKKVFCTGPNETIPGRPTVALCCYGFCIDLLIRLAGVMNFTYEVHLVADGKFGTQERVNNSNKKEWNGMMGELLSGQADMIVAPLTINNERAQYIEFSKPFKYQGLTILVKKEIPRSTLDSFMQPFQSTLWLLVGLSVHVVAVMLYLLDRFSPFGRFKVNSEEEEEDALTLSSAMWFSWGVLLNSGIGEGAPRSFSARILGMVWAGFAMIIVASYTANLAAFLVLDRPEERITGINDPRLRNPSDKFIYATVKQSSVDIYFRRQVELSTMYRHMEKHNYESAAEAIQAVRDNKLHAFIWDSAVLEFEASQKCDLVTTGELFFRSGFGIGMRKDSPWKQNVSLAILKSHENGFMEDLDKTWVRYQECDSRSNAPATLTFENMAGVFMLVAGGIVAGIFLIFIEIAYKRHKDARRKQMQLAFAAVNVWRKNLQDRKSGRAEPDPKKKATFRSITSTLASSFKRRRSSKDTETKESCPGRAAT from the exons ATGAGCACCatgcggctgctgctgctcgccCTCCTCTTCTCCTCGTCCTTCGCCCGCGCCGGCTGCGACCCGAAGATCGTCAATATCGGCGCGGTGCTGAGCACCAAGAAGCACGAGCAGATCTTCCGCGAGGCGGTGAACCAGGCCAACAAGCGGCACGGCACCTGGAAGCTCCAGCTCAACGCCACCTCCGTCACCCACAAGCCCAACGCCATCCAGATGGCCCTGTCCGTCTGCGAGGACCTCATCTCCAGCCAG GTCTATGCAATATTAGTTAGTCACCCTCCTGCTCCCAACGATCACCTAACACCAACACCTGTATCATACACAGCTGgcttctacaggatccctgtcATTGGTCTGACAACACGCATGTCTATATACTCTGATAAG AGCATCCACCTGTCCTTTTTGCGCACGGTCCCACCCTACTCTCACCAGGCCAACGTCTGGTTTGAGATGATGAGAGTCTTCAACTGGAACCACGTCATCCTGATAGTCAGCGACGACCACGAGGGTCGTGCTGCACAGAAGAAGCTGGAGACCCTCCTGGAGGAGAAAGAGTCCAAG AGTAAAAAAAGGAACTATGAAAACCTCGACCAACTTTCCTATGACAACAAGCGAGGACCCAAG GCTGAGAAAGTGCTTCAGTTTGACCCTGGGACCAAAAATGTGACAGCGCTGCTGCTGGAGGCGAAGGAGCTGGAGGCCAGGGTCATCATCCTCTCTGCCAG CGAGGATGACGCGGCCACGGTGTACAGATCAGCAGCCATGCTCAACATGACGGGCTCGGGCTACGTGTGGCTGGTGGGGGAGCGGGAGATCTCGGGCAATGCCCTGCGCTACGCCCCGGACG GAGTGATCGGCTTGCAGCTCATCAACGGCAAGAACGAGTCAGCCCACATCAGTGACGCTGTCGCCGTGGTGGCCCAGGCCGTGCACGACTTGTTCGAGAAGGAGAATATCACAGACCCACCGCGGGGCTGCGTGGGCAACACCAACATCTGGAAGACAGGACCCCTTTTTAAGAG GGTGTTGATGTCCTCCAAGTACTCAGAGGGTGTCACCGGCCGGGTGGAGTTCAatgaggatggggacaggaaaTTTGCCAACTACAGCATCATGAACCTGCAGAACCGGAAGCTGGTCCAGGTTGGGATTTACAACGGCAGCAAT GTCCTGACCAACGACAGGAAGATCATCTGGCCAGGCGGGGAAACTGAGAAACCTCAAGGCTATCAAATGTCAACCAAGCTGAAG ATTGTGACCATCCACCAAGAGCCCTTTGTGTATGTGAAGCCCACTCAGGCAGATGGGACATGTAGGGAGGAATTCACCATCAATGGAGATCCTGTCAAAAAGGTTTTCTGCACTGGACCCAATGAGACCATCCCAG gccGTCCCAccgtggccctgtgctgctaCGGCTTCTGCATTGACCTGCTCATCCGCCTGGCAGGTGTGATGAACTTCACCTACGAGGTTCACCTGGTGGCTGATGGTAAATTTGGTACCCAAGAGAGG GTGAACAACAGCAACAAGAAGGAGTGGAACGGGATGATGGGGGAGCTGCTGAGCGGCCAGGCTGACATGATTGTGGCTCCCCTCACCATCAACAACGAGCGGGCTCAGTACATTGAGTTCTCCAAGCCCTTCAAGTAccagggcctcaccatcctcGTGAAGAAG GAAATCCCCCGCAGCACCCTGGACTCGTTCATGCAGCCCTTCCAGAGCACGCTCTGGCTGCTGGTGGGGCTGTCTGTGCACGTGGTGGCAGTGATGTTGTACCTCTTAGACCGATTCAG CCCCTTTGGCCGGTTCAAAGTAaacagtgaggaggaggaggaagatgccCTGACTCTCTCCTCAGCCATGTGGTTCTCCTGGGGAGTCCTGCTGAACTCTGGCATTGGAGAAG gtGCTCCCCGGAGTTTCTCTGCCCGTATCCTTGGCATGGTGTGGGCTGGCTTTGCTATGATCATTGTGGCTTCATACACTGCCAACCTGGCAGCCTTCCTGGTGTTGGACCGACCTGAGGAGAGGATCACAGGCATTAACGACCCCCGG CTGCGCAACCCCTCGGATAAGTTCATCTACGCCACGGTGAAGCAGAGCTCTGTGGACATCTACTTCCGACGGCAGGTGGAGCTGAGCACCATGTACCGGCACATGGAGAAGCACAACTACGAGAGCGCTGCCGAGGCCATCCAGGCAGTGAGGGACAA CAAGCTCCACGCCTTCATCTGGGACTCGGCAGTGCTGGAGTTCGAGGCCTCCCAGAAGTGTGACCTGGTGACCACGGGGGAGCTCTTCTTCCGCTCCGGCTTCGGGATCGGCATGCGCAAGGACAGCCCCTGGAAGCAGAACGTCTCCCTGGCCATCCTCAA GTCTCACGAGAACGGCTTCATGGAGGATTTGGACAAGACTTGGGTGAGGTATCAAGAGTGTGATTCCCGTAGCAATGCCCCAGCAACACTCACCTTTGAAAATATGGCAG GTGTGTTTATGCTGGTGGCTGGAGGTATTGTTGCCGggatatttttaatattcataGAGATAGCTTACAAAAGGCATAAGGACGCGCGGAGGAAGCAGATGCAGCTGGCGTTTGCGGCCGTTAATGTGTGGAGGAAAAACCTGCAG GATAGAAAAAGTGGTAGAGCAGAACCTGACCCTAAAAAGAAAGCCACTTTTAGGTCCATCACCTCCACCCTGGCCTCCAGCTTCAAGAGACGTAGGTCCTCCAAGGATACG GAAACCAAGGAGTCCTGCCCTGGGAGAGCAGCAACATGA
- the GRIN1 gene encoding glutamate receptor ionotropic, NMDA 1 isoform X6 gives MSTMRLLLLALLFSSSFARAGCDPKIVNIGAVLSTKKHEQIFREAVNQANKRHGTWKLQLNATSVTHKPNAIQMALSVCEDLISSQVYAILVSHPPAPNDHLTPTPVSYTAGFYRIPVIGLTTRMSIYSDKSIHLSFLRTVPPYSHQANVWFEMMRVFNWNHVILIVSDDHEGRAAQKKLETLLEEKESKSKKRNYENLDQLSYDNKRGPKAEKVLQFDPGTKNVTALLLEAKELEARVIILSASEDDAATVYRSAAMLNMTGSGYVWLVGEREISGNALRYAPDGVIGLQLINGKNESAHISDAVAVVAQAVHDLFEKENITDPPRGCVGNTNIWKTGPLFKRVLMSSKYSEGVTGRVEFNEDGDRKFANYSIMNLQNRKLVQVGIYNGSNVLTNDRKIIWPGGETEKPQGYQMSTKLKIVTIHQEPFVYVKPTQADGTCREEFTINGDPVKKVFCTGPNETIPGRPTVALCCYGFCIDLLIRLAGVMNFTYEVHLVADGKFGTQERVNNSNKKEWNGMMGELLSGQADMIVAPLTINNERAQYIEFSKPFKYQGLTILVKKEIPRSTLDSFMQPFQSTLWLLVGLSVHVVAVMLYLLDRFSPFGRFKVNSEEEEEDALTLSSAMWFSWGVLLNSGIGEGAPRSFSARILGMVWAGFAMIIVASYTANLAAFLVLDRPEERITGINDPRLRNPSDKFIYATVKQSSVDIYFRRQVELSTMYRHMEKHNYESAAEAIQAVRDNKLHAFIWDSAVLEFEASQKCDLVTTGELFFRSGFGIGMRKDSPWKQNVSLAILKSHENGFMEDLDKTWVRYQECDSRSNAPATLTFENMAGVFMLVAGGIVAGIFLIFIEIAYKRHKDARRKQMQLAFAAVNVWRKNLQRELRRRSKCIPEHALRTSGIHFGYPRAVAEPDLVTPSPVGKVTLIGTKAIGEDSLPAPGAERGRAPRPAAPAPWRLVLPACANQDRKSGRAEPDPKKKATFRSITSTLASSFKRRRSSKDTETKESCPGRAAT, from the exons ATGAGCACCatgcggctgctgctgctcgccCTCCTCTTCTCCTCGTCCTTCGCCCGCGCCGGCTGCGACCCGAAGATCGTCAATATCGGCGCGGTGCTGAGCACCAAGAAGCACGAGCAGATCTTCCGCGAGGCGGTGAACCAGGCCAACAAGCGGCACGGCACCTGGAAGCTCCAGCTCAACGCCACCTCCGTCACCCACAAGCCCAACGCCATCCAGATGGCCCTGTCCGTCTGCGAGGACCTCATCTCCAGCCAG GTCTATGCAATATTAGTTAGTCACCCTCCTGCTCCCAACGATCACCTAACACCAACACCTGTATCATACACAGCTGgcttctacaggatccctgtcATTGGTCTGACAACACGCATGTCTATATACTCTGATAAG AGCATCCACCTGTCCTTTTTGCGCACGGTCCCACCCTACTCTCACCAGGCCAACGTCTGGTTTGAGATGATGAGAGTCTTCAACTGGAACCACGTCATCCTGATAGTCAGCGACGACCACGAGGGTCGTGCTGCACAGAAGAAGCTGGAGACCCTCCTGGAGGAGAAAGAGTCCAAG AGTAAAAAAAGGAACTATGAAAACCTCGACCAACTTTCCTATGACAACAAGCGAGGACCCAAG GCTGAGAAAGTGCTTCAGTTTGACCCTGGGACCAAAAATGTGACAGCGCTGCTGCTGGAGGCGAAGGAGCTGGAGGCCAGGGTCATCATCCTCTCTGCCAG CGAGGATGACGCGGCCACGGTGTACAGATCAGCAGCCATGCTCAACATGACGGGCTCGGGCTACGTGTGGCTGGTGGGGGAGCGGGAGATCTCGGGCAATGCCCTGCGCTACGCCCCGGACG GAGTGATCGGCTTGCAGCTCATCAACGGCAAGAACGAGTCAGCCCACATCAGTGACGCTGTCGCCGTGGTGGCCCAGGCCGTGCACGACTTGTTCGAGAAGGAGAATATCACAGACCCACCGCGGGGCTGCGTGGGCAACACCAACATCTGGAAGACAGGACCCCTTTTTAAGAG GGTGTTGATGTCCTCCAAGTACTCAGAGGGTGTCACCGGCCGGGTGGAGTTCAatgaggatggggacaggaaaTTTGCCAACTACAGCATCATGAACCTGCAGAACCGGAAGCTGGTCCAGGTTGGGATTTACAACGGCAGCAAT GTCCTGACCAACGACAGGAAGATCATCTGGCCAGGCGGGGAAACTGAGAAACCTCAAGGCTATCAAATGTCAACCAAGCTGAAG ATTGTGACCATCCACCAAGAGCCCTTTGTGTATGTGAAGCCCACTCAGGCAGATGGGACATGTAGGGAGGAATTCACCATCAATGGAGATCCTGTCAAAAAGGTTTTCTGCACTGGACCCAATGAGACCATCCCAG gccGTCCCAccgtggccctgtgctgctaCGGCTTCTGCATTGACCTGCTCATCCGCCTGGCAGGTGTGATGAACTTCACCTACGAGGTTCACCTGGTGGCTGATGGTAAATTTGGTACCCAAGAGAGG GTGAACAACAGCAACAAGAAGGAGTGGAACGGGATGATGGGGGAGCTGCTGAGCGGCCAGGCTGACATGATTGTGGCTCCCCTCACCATCAACAACGAGCGGGCTCAGTACATTGAGTTCTCCAAGCCCTTCAAGTAccagggcctcaccatcctcGTGAAGAAG GAAATCCCCCGCAGCACCCTGGACTCGTTCATGCAGCCCTTCCAGAGCACGCTCTGGCTGCTGGTGGGGCTGTCTGTGCACGTGGTGGCAGTGATGTTGTACCTCTTAGACCGATTCAG CCCCTTTGGCCGGTTCAAAGTAaacagtgaggaggaggaggaagatgccCTGACTCTCTCCTCAGCCATGTGGTTCTCCTGGGGAGTCCTGCTGAACTCTGGCATTGGAGAAG gtGCTCCCCGGAGTTTCTCTGCCCGTATCCTTGGCATGGTGTGGGCTGGCTTTGCTATGATCATTGTGGCTTCATACACTGCCAACCTGGCAGCCTTCCTGGTGTTGGACCGACCTGAGGAGAGGATCACAGGCATTAACGACCCCCGG CTGCGCAACCCCTCGGATAAGTTCATCTACGCCACGGTGAAGCAGAGCTCTGTGGACATCTACTTCCGACGGCAGGTGGAGCTGAGCACCATGTACCGGCACATGGAGAAGCACAACTACGAGAGCGCTGCCGAGGCCATCCAGGCAGTGAGGGACAA CAAGCTCCACGCCTTCATCTGGGACTCGGCAGTGCTGGAGTTCGAGGCCTCCCAGAAGTGTGACCTGGTGACCACGGGGGAGCTCTTCTTCCGCTCCGGCTTCGGGATCGGCATGCGCAAGGACAGCCCCTGGAAGCAGAACGTCTCCCTGGCCATCCTCAA GTCTCACGAGAACGGCTTCATGGAGGATTTGGACAAGACTTGGGTGAGGTATCAAGAGTGTGATTCCCGTAGCAATGCCCCAGCAACACTCACCTTTGAAAATATGGCAG GTGTGTTTATGCTGGTGGCTGGAGGTATTGTTGCCGggatatttttaatattcataGAGATAGCTTACAAAAGGCATAAGGACGCGCGGAGGAAGCAGATGCAGCTGGCGTTTGCGGCCGTTAATGTGTGGAGGAAAAACCTGCAG AGAGAACTGAGAAGGAGGAGCAAATGTATCCCCGAGCATGCTCTACGCACCAGCGGGATACATTTTGGTTACCCCCGTGCGGTAGCAGAGCCAGACCTGGTCACTCCGTCCCCCGTCGGCAAGGTCACACTCATTGGCACCAAAGCAATTGGGGAGGACTCGTTGCCAGCGCCCGGCGCCGAGCGCGGCCGGGCCCCCCGGCCCGCGGCCCCCGCACCATGGCGGCTGGTGCTCCCAGCCTGCGCCAACCAG GATAGAAAAAGTGGTAGAGCAGAACCTGACCCTAAAAAGAAAGCCACTTTTAGGTCCATCACCTCCACCCTGGCCTCCAGCTTCAAGAGACGTAGGTCCTCCAAGGATACG GAAACCAAGGAGTCCTGCCCTGGGAGAGCAGCAACATGA
- the GRIN1 gene encoding glutamate receptor ionotropic, NMDA 1 isoform X17 → MSTMRLLLLALLFSSSFARAGCDPKIVNIGAVLSTKKHEQIFREAVNQANKRHGTWKLQLNATSVTHKPNAIQMALSVCEDLISSQVYAILVSHPPAPNDHLTPTPVSYTAGFYRIPVIGLTTRMSIYSDKSIHLSFLRTVPPYSHQANVWFEMMRVFNWNHVILIVSDDHEGRAAQKKLETLLEEKESKSKKRNYENLDQLSYDNKRGPKAEKVLQFDPGTKNVTALLLEAKELEARVIILSASEDDAATVYRSAAMLNMTGSGYVWLVGEREISGNALRYAPDGVIGLQLINGKNESAHISDAVAVVAQAVHDLFEKENITDPPRGCVGNTNIWKTGPLFKRVLMSSKYSEGVTGRVEFNEDGDRKFANYSIMNLQNRKLVQVGIYNGSNVLTNDRKIIWPGGETEKPQGYQMSTKLKIVTIHQEPFVYVKPTQADGTCREEFTINGDPVKKVFCTGPNETIPGRPTVALCCYGFCIDLLIRLAGVMNFTYEVHLVADGKFGTQERVNNSNKKEWNGMMGELLSGQADMIVAPLTINNERAQYIEFSKPFKYQGLTILVKKEIPRSTLDSFMQPFQSTLWLLVGLSVHVVAVMLYLLDRFSPFGRFKVNSEEEEEDALTLSSAMWFSWGVLLNSGIGEGAPRSFSARILGMVWAGFAMIIVASYTANLAAFLVLDRPEERITGINDPRLRNPSDKFIYATVKQSSVDIYFRRQVELSTMYRHMEKHNYESAAEAIQAVRDNKLHAFIWDSAVLEFEASQKCDLVTTGELFFRSGFGIGMRKDSPWKQNVSLAILKSHENGFMEDLDKTWVRYQECDSRSNAPATLTFENMAGVFMLVAGGIVAGIFLIFIEIAYKRHKDARRKQMQLAFAAVNVWRKNLQEETSEH, encoded by the exons ATGAGCACCatgcggctgctgctgctcgccCTCCTCTTCTCCTCGTCCTTCGCCCGCGCCGGCTGCGACCCGAAGATCGTCAATATCGGCGCGGTGCTGAGCACCAAGAAGCACGAGCAGATCTTCCGCGAGGCGGTGAACCAGGCCAACAAGCGGCACGGCACCTGGAAGCTCCAGCTCAACGCCACCTCCGTCACCCACAAGCCCAACGCCATCCAGATGGCCCTGTCCGTCTGCGAGGACCTCATCTCCAGCCAG GTCTATGCAATATTAGTTAGTCACCCTCCTGCTCCCAACGATCACCTAACACCAACACCTGTATCATACACAGCTGgcttctacaggatccctgtcATTGGTCTGACAACACGCATGTCTATATACTCTGATAAG AGCATCCACCTGTCCTTTTTGCGCACGGTCCCACCCTACTCTCACCAGGCCAACGTCTGGTTTGAGATGATGAGAGTCTTCAACTGGAACCACGTCATCCTGATAGTCAGCGACGACCACGAGGGTCGTGCTGCACAGAAGAAGCTGGAGACCCTCCTGGAGGAGAAAGAGTCCAAG AGTAAAAAAAGGAACTATGAAAACCTCGACCAACTTTCCTATGACAACAAGCGAGGACCCAAG GCTGAGAAAGTGCTTCAGTTTGACCCTGGGACCAAAAATGTGACAGCGCTGCTGCTGGAGGCGAAGGAGCTGGAGGCCAGGGTCATCATCCTCTCTGCCAG CGAGGATGACGCGGCCACGGTGTACAGATCAGCAGCCATGCTCAACATGACGGGCTCGGGCTACGTGTGGCTGGTGGGGGAGCGGGAGATCTCGGGCAATGCCCTGCGCTACGCCCCGGACG GAGTGATCGGCTTGCAGCTCATCAACGGCAAGAACGAGTCAGCCCACATCAGTGACGCTGTCGCCGTGGTGGCCCAGGCCGTGCACGACTTGTTCGAGAAGGAGAATATCACAGACCCACCGCGGGGCTGCGTGGGCAACACCAACATCTGGAAGACAGGACCCCTTTTTAAGAG GGTGTTGATGTCCTCCAAGTACTCAGAGGGTGTCACCGGCCGGGTGGAGTTCAatgaggatggggacaggaaaTTTGCCAACTACAGCATCATGAACCTGCAGAACCGGAAGCTGGTCCAGGTTGGGATTTACAACGGCAGCAAT GTCCTGACCAACGACAGGAAGATCATCTGGCCAGGCGGGGAAACTGAGAAACCTCAAGGCTATCAAATGTCAACCAAGCTGAAG ATTGTGACCATCCACCAAGAGCCCTTTGTGTATGTGAAGCCCACTCAGGCAGATGGGACATGTAGGGAGGAATTCACCATCAATGGAGATCCTGTCAAAAAGGTTTTCTGCACTGGACCCAATGAGACCATCCCAG gccGTCCCAccgtggccctgtgctgctaCGGCTTCTGCATTGACCTGCTCATCCGCCTGGCAGGTGTGATGAACTTCACCTACGAGGTTCACCTGGTGGCTGATGGTAAATTTGGTACCCAAGAGAGG GTGAACAACAGCAACAAGAAGGAGTGGAACGGGATGATGGGGGAGCTGCTGAGCGGCCAGGCTGACATGATTGTGGCTCCCCTCACCATCAACAACGAGCGGGCTCAGTACATTGAGTTCTCCAAGCCCTTCAAGTAccagggcctcaccatcctcGTGAAGAAG GAAATCCCCCGCAGCACCCTGGACTCGTTCATGCAGCCCTTCCAGAGCACGCTCTGGCTGCTGGTGGGGCTGTCTGTGCACGTGGTGGCAGTGATGTTGTACCTCTTAGACCGATTCAG CCCCTTTGGCCGGTTCAAAGTAaacagtgaggaggaggaggaagatgccCTGACTCTCTCCTCAGCCATGTGGTTCTCCTGGGGAGTCCTGCTGAACTCTGGCATTGGAGAAG gtGCTCCCCGGAGTTTCTCTGCCCGTATCCTTGGCATGGTGTGGGCTGGCTTTGCTATGATCATTGTGGCTTCATACACTGCCAACCTGGCAGCCTTCCTGGTGTTGGACCGACCTGAGGAGAGGATCACAGGCATTAACGACCCCCGG CTGCGCAACCCCTCGGATAAGTTCATCTACGCCACGGTGAAGCAGAGCTCTGTGGACATCTACTTCCGACGGCAGGTGGAGCTGAGCACCATGTACCGGCACATGGAGAAGCACAACTACGAGAGCGCTGCCGAGGCCATCCAGGCAGTGAGGGACAA CAAGCTCCACGCCTTCATCTGGGACTCGGCAGTGCTGGAGTTCGAGGCCTCCCAGAAGTGTGACCTGGTGACCACGGGGGAGCTCTTCTTCCGCTCCGGCTTCGGGATCGGCATGCGCAAGGACAGCCCCTGGAAGCAGAACGTCTCCCTGGCCATCCTCAA GTCTCACGAGAACGGCTTCATGGAGGATTTGGACAAGACTTGGGTGAGGTATCAAGAGTGTGATTCCCGTAGCAATGCCCCAGCAACACTCACCTTTGAAAATATGGCAG GTGTGTTTATGCTGGTGGCTGGAGGTATTGTTGCCGggatatttttaatattcataGAGATAGCTTACAAAAGGCATAAGGACGCGCGGAGGAAGCAGATGCAGCTGGCGTTTGCGGCCGTTAATGTGTGGAGGAAAAACCTGCAG GAGGAAACGTCAGAGCACTAG